The genomic region CCTCGCTGAGCAGAGTGACCGCGACCAGGTTCAGCGCCAGCAGCACGCCACCGCCGAGGTAGCCCAGCGCCCAGCCACGGCTGGAGATGCCGTCGCGTTCGTCGGGGCCGCCGAGCTGCGGCAGGAACGAGTTGTAGACCACGATCGCGGCGCCGAACGAGATGTTGGCGATCAGGAACAGCGCCCCGCCGAGCAGGTAACGGTCGCCGGTCACGAAGGCCATCGCGATGGTCGCGGCCGCGCCGGTGAACGCGGCCCCGCCGAGCAACCGCTTCTTGTGCGCCGACCGGTCGGCGATCGCCCCGATGACCGGCAGCACGAACACGGTGAGGAACACCGACAGCGAGATGAGGTACGGGTAGTACGAGCCGGCCGCGACGCGGATGCCCAGCGGGTGCACGTACCCGTCGCAGGTGTCGGCGCCCAGCTCGCAGCCGGCGGCCAGTTCGGCGACGGTGGTCAGGAACGGGCCGAGGAACACGGTGATCACCGTGGTCTGGAACGCGGAGTTCGCCCAGTCGTAGATGTACCAGCCGCTGCGCTCGCGGCGGGTGCTCGCCGGGGGCGGGGTGTCGTCCACCGTGGGGGTCACGGTCTCGGCCATCGGGGGTCCTTCGATGATGGTCAGGCGGCCCAGTGGCCGCGGCTGCGGTAGACGTCGCGCAGCACGCCGACGTGATCGGTCATGATGCCATCCACACCACGATCAAGTAAGTCGTGCATCTGGGCCGGTTCGTCGATCGTCCAGACGTGCACCTGCAACCCCAGGCGGTGGCAGTAGTCGAGGAACCGCCGGTCGACCACGGGCACCCGCCCGTAGCGGGGCGGCACCTGCGCGGCGACCACCGACGGCGGCAGCCGCAGCGGGCGTCCGTGCAGGGAGGCGAGCCGCAGCCGGGCGACCCCCCGCATGCCCAGGCTGGTGGCGACGCGCCCCTGCGTGAGCGCCCGCAGTCGGGTCAGCCGGGCGTCGCTGAACGAGGCGAGCAGCACCCGGTCGGCGGCGCCGGCCCGGGTCACCGTCGCGACCGTCGGCGCGACGCCGCCGTCGGCCTTCACGTCGATGTTGAAGCGGACCTGCGGCCAGGCGTCCAACACCTCGTCGAGCCGGGGTACGACGGCGGCGCCGCCGACGCGTACCGAGGCGAGGTCGGCCCAGCGCAGGTCGGCGATGCGCCCCGCCTCGCCGGTGACCCGCGCGAGCGTCGGGTCGTGGAAGATCACCGCCACCCCGTCGGCGGTGGCGTGCACGTCGGTCTCCACGTACCGGTAGCCGAGGCCGACGGCCCGGGCGAACGCCTCGGTGGTGTTCTCGTCGCCCTCGGCGGCGCCGCCCCGGTGGGCAAACGCCAGGGGCGCGGGCGCGTCCAGGTAGCCGAATCGGTTCAGCACGCAGGGCAGTATGCCCGCCGTCGGTGGCGTGTGGGTGGCCTGCCGGCGAAGATCATGCTCGTGACGCCGACGCGCTGCCGAGCTCGTCGCGCACCCGCTGTTCGTCGACCGGCGGGTGCGGTTCCGGTCCGGGTCGGTGACCCAGCCCGCAGTGACGGCAGGCGCCGCGCCGACGCAGGTGGTAGGCGATCGTGGCGGCGCCGAGCGCCACTCCCCAGACCGGCCAGAAGAGGCTCGGGACATACAGGGCCCAGGTGCCGCGCGCTTCGCTGGTCCAGAGGAACATCAGACCAGCCGGGATGATCGTCACCGCGACGATCGACGCCGGGACGACGGCCAGGGCGGGCGGGACGCGTTTGCCGGCGGAGAACCAGATCCAGCGGGGGTAGACCTCTCCCCACCGGGCTACCAGGCCGTGGGTGAGCACACCTCCCAGCGTCGACGCGATCGCGCAGCCCAGCCCGACCTCGAGCATTCCCGGCGTGTCCTGCATCATCCGCAGGAAGTCGCGGCTGATGCCGAGTGGCCAGCCGAGGTACCAGGCGATCCTGGTGACCTCGTAGGGCAGAGGCGCGAGGCAGGCGATCGCGACTGCCCACCTGCCGCGGCGCAGCAGCGTCTGCCGGGCCGGACCGGGATCAGCGCCGTGGCGGCGGCCGCAGTACGCGCAGGCGCCCCGGACCCGCCGGCGGTAGGCGACTGTGGCGGCGGCCCAGAGCAGACCGACGAGGAACAAAATGATCAAATTTGTCCGGTGCCAGTACAGGATGTCGCCGACACCGCCCTGGTCGCCCGGTACGCCGGTGACGGCGAAGACCAGCAGCAGCGGCGCGAACGCCACCAGCATGATCAGGGTGTAGTCGGGGATGATCAGGGTCAACCCGACCGCCACCGCCCCTCCGACGACCACAAGCGCCGTCGACAGGCGACCGGGCCGAGTACGCCGCGTCATCACCCACGCGACGACCGCGCCGAGTAGCCCGAGCACGGCGATGATCGGGGCGACGACCTCGGCGCGGCTGCCCTCCAGGATCGACCCCGACGCGCGTGCCGGGTCGACAGGCGCGAACGGGAACCCGTCCCCACCGGCCGTCCAGTACACACCCAGCCCGCCGTAGATCAGCGCGAGGCCCGCGGCCGCGTACCCGGTCCAGGTTGGCCAGTGCCCCCACCAACGCCGCAGCGTGCTCACGACCCGGCCTGGTGTCCGGCGACGGCTCGGCTCGGTCCGGCGCTGCGCACGAGGTATCCGCCGGCAAGAATCGGGTACCGGGGCCGCGGGGGGACGTCCGCGGGAACCTCCGTCTCGGGGTCGATGCAGCGGGTGGGCGGCCGGGTGGCGCCGTTCTGCGCCTGGGCGTCGACGATCACGTCAGGCTCCGGTCCACCGTCGATGATCTTCACGTAGAAGCCGTGGTTCTGCGCCGTCCCCTCGCCCACCGGCACGATCGCGGTGAAGACCGCGACGTTTCCGGTGACCTTCAGACATGTCACGTCGGCCCGTCCCTGCGCGACCAGGGTGCCGTCCGGCCACTCGTGCCGGTAGAGGAACTGGCCGCGCGCCGTCCCGTCGGGGGTCGACACCGCCGAGACACCGAACCAGATCCGGTGCCCCACCACGTTGGGCTCGTCGTAGACGAAATGGCCCATCCCGGCGAGGGCCGAGAGGCCGGCGGCGGGCCTCGTCTCGGGCTGTTGCGCCCAGGCCGCCGAGGGCCCGGCCGCGACCACCACGGCCGCCACTACGCCCCACGTCGTCGCCCGCGAACCAGAGATGAACATGTCACTCCTTCGACCGATGGCCTGCTGACGTGTCCCAGCATCACCAGCGGTGCAGGTGACCTCATCCCCCTTCCGAGCCAGTCGCGCCCCCCGGCCAGGGGAAACCACGCCTCGCCCGCCGGTCGGGGTCGGCGCGCGGGCGGGTGGTCGTCGCGGCTCGTGCCCGCTGTCAGGCCAGCCAGCCGCCCGTCATCCGGGCGACGGCGTTCCCGTCGAGGTCGGCGAGCTTGACTCCGACGAACTGCCGGGCCCCGTCGGAGGTCTGTACCCGCACCGGCGGCGTCGGGTCGGCCAGCACGGCGAGCACCGCCGCCGCGGCGTCGGCGGGGGACTGCGCGGCGGCGAACGCCTGCCCGGTGCGGGCCAGGTACGCGCGCAGCGCCGGCCCGTACACCCCGGCGGCGTCGATGGCGGCGTCGGCGTCGATGGCGATGTTGGTGACGAACTCGCTGGCCACCGCGCCCGGCTCGACGACTGTGACCCGTACGCCTGTGGTCGCGGCGAGCGGGGCGAGGGATTCCAGGTACCCCTCGACGGCGAACTTCGCCGCGCAGTACGCCTCGTTGAACGGCTGTCCGACGATCCCGCCGACGCTGGAGACGGTGACCAGCCGGCCCCGGCTGGCCCGCAGGTGGGGAAGGGCGGCGCGGCTGACGTGCAGGACGCCGAAGAAGTTGACCTCCATGACGGCCCGGACGTCGTCGATGCTGTCCTGTTCGAGGGTGCCCACGTGCCCGGCGCCGGCGTTGTTGACCACCGCGTCCAGCCGCCCGTACGCGCCGATCACGTCCTCGACGCAGCCGTCGACCGCGTCCGGGTCGGTGACGTCGAGGGGGCGTACGTCGATCAGGTCACTGACGCCCGCGCTGTCGGCGGCGGCGCGCAGCCGGTCGGCGCGGGCGACGTCGCGCATGGTGGCGACGGTCCGCCAGCCGGCCCCCGCGCAGCCCAGCGCGATCTCCAGGCCGATGCCTGTGGACGTTCCGGTGATCAGCACGGTCTGCTCGCTCATGATCTCCTCTTTCGTGGTGGTCGCTGGGTGATCGACTCGGTTTCCGGCCGGGGCGCGGGTATACCCCGCTTTCCAGGAAACCGACTTGATCTCGGTGTCGGCGTCAGGCTGAGCGCCGGCGGTGGGCGCGGCTGGTGTCGGCGGGGCGGCCGGGGTCGACGTGCCGGGGCCCGTCCGGTTCGTCGGGGCGCAGCGGGGCGAGGGTGTCGGTGAGCGCGTCGACGATCCGGTCGGTGGCCCGGCGGGCGGCGCCGGGGGTGGCGGCCGCGGTCTCACCCAGGTCGACGGGCGTGCCGAAGCGCACCCGGATCACCGGGCGGCGCCACAGGGCGCGGGCGATGCCGCGCAGCATCCCCCTGGGCGCCCGGTAGGGGAGCACCTCGTGCGCGCCCCACTGGGCGACCGGGATGACGGGGGCGCCGCAGGCCAGGGCGAGTCGGGCGGCGCCGGTCTTGCCGCGTTCGGGCCACATGCCGGGGTCCAGGCCGATGCGTCCCTCGGGGTAGATGAGGATCACCGAGCCCGCGGCGACGGCGGTGGCGGCGTCGTCGAGGGCCCGGTGTACGGCGCTGGTGCCCCGGTCGACACGGATGTGCCCGGCGTGACGCATGGCGGCGCCGAGCACCGGGACGCGGAACAGCCCGGCGGTCGCCATGATCCGCGGGGCGATGCCGCGGGTCTGGCAGGCGGCGATCATCACCACGGGGTCGAAGGGGCTGATGTGGTTGGCGGCAAGCACCAGCGGGCCGCGGCGCAGGTGCGCGGGGACGTCGCCGGTGACCTCGATGCGGGCGAGCAGCCCGACCAGGGCCCGGGCCAGCAGGAGGGCGGCGCGCCAGATCAGGGGCGGTTGCCAGGTCGTCGTGTCCATCAGCGCGCCATCGTCGCACGACGTGGCGGGGCCGGCCCCCGGATGCCCAGGGTGATCAGGGTCATTGGTCCCGGGCCGGTTCGGGTCGCCCGACCCTGCCGCATTCTCTACGACGAGCAGTAGTATTTACTACGTCTCGTAGTACGGATGGCAGGGGGTTCTCAGGTGGACGCGTTGGACGTTGCCCGCTGGCAGTTCGGTGTCACCACCGTCTACCACTTTCTCTTCGTGCCGCTGACGATCGGCCTGTCGGTGCTGGTGGCCATCCTGCAGACGATGTGGCACCGCACCGGCAACGAGCGCTACCTCAAGCTCACCAAGTTCTACGGCAAGCTCTTCCTGATCAACTTCGCCATGGGAGTGGTCACCGGCATCGTGCAGGAGTTCCAGTTCGGCATGAACTGGAGCGACTACTCCCGCTTCGTCGGCGACATCTTCGGCGCGCCCCTGGCCATCGAGGCGCTCGTCGCGTTCTTCCTCGAATCCACATTCATCGGCCTGTGGATCTTCGGCTGGGACCGGCTGCCCAAGCGGGCCCACCTGGCCAGCATCTGGGCCGCCGCGATCGGCACCAACCTGTCCGCGTACTTCATCCTCGCGGCCAACTCGTTCATGCAGAACCCGGTCGGCTTCCGGATCAACCCGGACAGCGGGCGCGCCGAGTTGACCGACTTCCCGGCCGTGCTGACCAACAAGGTCGCCCTGATCACCTTCCCGCACACCCTGGCCGGCTCGTTCCTGGTCGCCGGGTCGCTGATCGTCGCGGTCGGCCTGTGGCACGTCATCCGCAACCGCGACTCCGCCGACGCCGGCGCGTACCGCTTCGCCACGAAGTTCGGCTCCTGGGTGGTCCTTGTCGCCTCCGCGGCCGTGCTGTTCACCGGCGACATCCAAGGCAAGATCATGACGGATGTGCAGCCGATGAAGATGGCCGCCGCCGAGGGCCTCTACACCACCGAGAGCCCCGCGTCGTTCTCCGTGCTGACCATCGGCAGCCTCGACGGCAGTCGCGAGGTGTTCGCCCTCAAGATCCCGTACCTGTTGTCGTACCTGGGCACCGGCGACCCACACGGCACCGTGCGCGGCATCAACGACCTGCAGGCCCAGTACGCCACCCAGTACGGCGCGGGCAGCTACACCCCGATCATCCCGGTCACCTACTGGAGCTTCCGGTTCATGGTCGCCTTCGGGATGGCCGCGGGCGCGATCGCCCTGCTGGTCCTCTGGAGCCAGCGCAAGGGCCGCACCCCGAGCAGCAGGTGGCTGCTGCGCGCCGGGCTGGCCATGCCGGTGCTGCCGTTGCTTGCCAACTCCTTCGGCTGGATCTTCACCGAGATGGGCCGCCAGCCGTGGATCGTCTTCGGCGAGATGCTCACCCGCAACGGCGTGTCCCGCAGCGTCTCGCTGGCCGAGGTGCTCACCTCGTTCACCGCCTTCACGCTGATCTACGCCACCCTCGCCGTGATCGAGGTCAAGCTCCTGCTGCGCTACGCCAGAGCCGGCGTGCCCGACGTCAGCGAGGAGCACCCCATCGACGACACCCTCGACGACGCCGAGCGCCCGCTCGCCTTCGCCTACTGATCCCGGAGCCCATCGTGGACCTGACCACCATCTGGTTTCTCCTCGTCGCCGTGCTGTTCACCGGGTACTTCATCCTGGAGGGCTTCGACTTCGGCGTCGGCATGCTGCTGCCCGTCCTGGGCCGCGACGACCGGGAACGCCGCGTTCTGATCAACACCATCGGCCCGGTCTGGGACGGCAACGAGGTGTGGCTGATCACCGCCGGCGGCGCCATGTTCGCCGCGTTCCCCGAGTGGTACGCCACCCTGTTCTCCGGCTTCTACCTGCCGCTGCTGCTGATCCTGCTGGCCCTGATCGCCCGGGGCGTCGCCTTCGAGTACCGGCACAAGCGTCCCGAGGCGTCCTGGAAGCGCCGCTGGGACACCGCGATCGTGGTCGGCTCGGTGGTGCCGGCGATCCTGTGGGGCGTCGCCTTCGCCAACATCCTGCGCGGTGTGCCGCTGGACGCCGACCACGAGTACGTCGGCGGCCTGCTGGACCTGCTCAACCCGTACGCCCTGCTGGGTGGCGCGACCACCCTCGCGCTGTTCGCCACCCACGGCGCGGTGTTCCTGGCCCTGAAGACCACAGGCGACATCCGCGAACGCGCGGGCGCCCTCGCGGTGCGTCTGGGCGTCGGCGCCGCAGTGCTCGCGGTCGGGTTCCTCACCTGGACGTTGAGCATCCGCTCCAGCGCGGGCGCCGTCGTGCTCGCCGTCGGCGCGGCCCTCGCCCTGCTCGGCGCGCTGGCCGCCGCCCGGGTACGCCGGGAGGGCTGGGCGTTCACCGGCACCGCCGTGGCGATCGGCCTGGCCGTGGCGACCCTGTTCGCGGCGCTGTTCCCGAATGTGCTGCCGTCCACCCTGGACGCGGCGGGCACGCTCACGGCGACCAACGCCGCCTCCACCCCGTACACCCTGAAGATCATGACCTGGGTGGCGGTGATCTTCACTCCGGTCGTGTTGGGCTACCAGGCCTGGACGTACTGGGTGTTCCGCAAGCGCATCGGCGTGGCCAACATCCCGCAGCACTGACCGGGGGCGTCACATCGCCGACGTCGCGGTATCCGCCCCCGGGGATACCGCAACGTCGGCGATATTGCGTCGATCACCCCGCCGCGTTCTCGCTAGGGTGTGCCGATGCCCGCCCCCGTACACGTTCGTGAACTCCACCTCGCCGACCTCGATGCCGCCTGGGAGTTGGGCCGGTTCGCGTTCGGCTCGACCTCCGAACGCCCGGCGTCGACGACAGTCGAGGTGCCCGGCATGACCCGCTACGGCGCGTTCGACGACGCCGGTCGGCTCGTCGGCAAGGCCGTCGACCTGAGCCACGACCAGTGGTGGTCGGGCCGGGCGGTGCCGGCCGCCGACGTCGCCGGGGTGGCGGTCGCCCCCGAGGCCCGTGGTCGGGGCGTGGCCCGTGCCCTGCTCACCGCCCTGCTGCGAGGCGCCCAAGAGCGCGGCGCGGCGGTCAGCGCCCTCTACCCGACCGTCGCCGCCCCGTACCGCGCCTGCGGGTGGGAGACCGCCGGTGTGCTGCGTACCGTCGACCTGGCCACCGCCGCGCTGCCCCGGCACCGACCCTCGCCGGACCTGACCGTGCGGGCCGGCGCACCCGCCGACCTGCCCGTCGTCGCCGCCCTCTACGAGCGGGTCGCCCGGCACCGCAACGGCATGCTGACGCGCCGGGGTGAGCTGTTCGACCACTTCGCCGCCGACGGGGGCCTGCCCGGCGACGGGCTCACGCTCGTCGAGGCCGACGGTGACCTGGTCGGCTACGCCACCTGGCAGCGGGGCCGCGGCTACGGCGCCGACTCGGTGCTCACCGTCGACGAGGCCCTGGCCACCACCGCCGAGGCGGCCCGGGAACTCGTCGGGGTGCTCGCCAGCTGGGCAAGCGTCGCGCCGACGGTACGGCTGTGCCCCCTCGACGGCGACGCCGTCAGCACCGTCCTGCCGCTGGAGGCGGCGCGCGACCACGAGCGGGACCTGTGGATGCACCGGCCGGTGGACGTGGTCGCGGCGGTGGCCGCGCGCGGGTGGCCCGCCCACGCCCGGGGCGTCGTCGACTTCACCCTCAGCGACACGCTCGCCGAGTGGAACACCGGCACGTGGCGGTTGACAGTCGCCGACGGCGCCGCCGAGCTGACCCGGATCGACGGCGAGACGGACCTGCGCCTGGACGTACGCGGGTTCGCCCTGCTCTACGCCGGAGCGGCGCGCGCCCGGTCGGTCGCGCAGGCCGGGCTGCTGCACCACGGCGCCGGTGTGGATCCGGCCGCCCTCGACCTTCTGGGCGTCGGCGGCCCGGCGCAGCTGCTCGACTACTTCTGACCGGCCGCCACCCGGGCCCGCCGCCGGGTGCGGTGCGCCCGGCCCGGAGGTGGCGTGCGGTCAGGCCGGTGTCGCCGCCAGTTCGGCGTCGACGACGCTGGCGATCACCTCGCGCACGGCCGGCTCGTCGACCTTGCGGGTGCCGGTGATCCGGCGCACGAGGTGAGCTGGCTCGACGGGGCCGGAGGCGAGGACGTTGAGCGCGAGGACCTGGCCCAAGCTGACGCCGAGGGATTCGCCGCCCACGACCTGCGCGGCTACCACTACCGACCGCTCGCCGCGCTGGCCGAGGTCGGCCCCGCCAGCCAGGCCGACCTCGGCCGCCGCTGCGGCGTCGACCGCAGCGGCGTCGTGGCCGCCGTCAACGACCTGGCCGGTCGGGGACTCGTCGTCCGCGCCCCCGACCCGGCCGACCGCCGCCGCACCGTCATAAGCCTCGCCGCCGCCGGCGCCGACGAGGCCCATCGGATGGCCGAGACCCTCACCCGCGTACAGGACGACCTGCTCGCCCCCTGTCCACCGCCGAACGCGCCGAGCTGACCCGACTGCTCACCCGGCTGCTGGACCATCACACCCGGGGCTGAACACCGCTCAGCGGGCCTCGCGCAGCTCCGCCAGCCGGGCCTCGATCTCGGCCAACTCCGCGCGCAGCTTGTCGGCCTGCTGCTCCGCCTCGGCCCGCTCGGTGCCGAGGATCTGCTCCACCGCCTCCTGCACACCGGGCACGTCGACGAGCGCCACCATCTTCAACGCCTCCGCCGGCTTCACCACGTACGGCTTCGCCAGGGCCTTGCTGCCCTGCTGCGCGGCGACCGTCCACTCGCCGTCGGCGTACGCCAGCGTCACCGTCAGGCCGGCGGGGCTCTTCGGCTTGACGGCCTTGACCGCCCGCCGCGCCGGCGGCTTCTCGGTCTGCTCCACCTTCGGCTCCTCCTGTCGCTGCGCCGGCACCCGCGGCGTGTCCAACACGAACTCCGGCTCCGCCACCACCGGCAGCGCCGGCGGCTCGGGCTCCGCTTTCGGCTCCGCCACCCGACGACCCGCGCCCTTGGGCGCCACCGCCAGATCGGCGGGGGAGAACGGCAACTCGTCGCGGCCGAAACGCACCACCACGAACTCGTCGGACACCTCGGGGTCGGTCAGCTCGACGACCTGACCGACCTGACCGGCGATCTGACCCGCCGACGCGGTGAACACCACCCGCGGCTTACGACCGGCCGCCAACGCCTCCCGGATGCTCTGCACCTCGTCAGTGGACAAACCCTGGCCGGCATCCATCACAACCCTCTTCCGTACACCTGTTTGATTGCTGTCTTGATACCAGTCCACTGCGACACCCGCCGCAAGGGGGTCAGGCCCTAGCCGCCCAGCGCCCGCAGCGCCCGGTCCGCGTGGTCGTTCATGCTGACCTCACTGTGGATCACCTCGATGACCCGCCGGTCGGCGCCGATGACGAACGTCATCCGCTTCGTGCTCAGCGGCCCCAGCGGCACCCGCCGCTTGACCCCGAACGCCTGCGCCACGGACCCGTCGGGATCCGACAGCAACGGATAGTCGAAACCGTGCAGCGTCGAGAACTCCGCCTGCTTCGCCACCGGATCACGGCTGATGCCCACCCGCGACGCGCCCAACGCCGTGAACTCCGCGCCCAGGTCCCGGAAGTGACAGCTCTCCGCCGTGCACCCCCGGGTCATCGCCGCCGGATAGAAGAACAGCACCACCGGACCCGCCGCCAGGAACTCCGACAGCCGCCGCGGCGTACCCGTCTCATCCGGCAGCTCGAAATCCTCCACGACATCGCCGACACCCACACCCGCCACCGCGCACCTCCGTTGTCCGATCGAACGCGCGGTGAGCGTAAGCGATCACACCCAGAGCGCCAGCACCTCGTCGGCCACCGTCGCCGCCTGCGCCCACCCGGCCCGCGCCGCGCCGGCACGCCGCGCCGGGTCCAGCACGTTGCGGCCGATCACGGCACGCGCCGCCGCATCCGGCGTCACCACCACCACCCGCGACCCGCCCGCCCGCAGCTCGGCCACCTGCGCCGCCAGCCGCGGCATCGGCCCGAACGACGCCGACGTCGGCGCGAGGACCAGCACCCGCTGCGCGCCCGCCGCCAGATCCGCGTTCACGCTCGAGCGCATCCCACCGTCGACGAAACGACGCGCCCCGATCGTCACCGGCGGCCACACCCCGGGCACCGCGCAGCTCGCACCCACCGCGTCCACCAACGACACCCCGTCGGCGCCGTCGAACACCACGAACTCACCCGACGCCGCGTCGACAGCCGTCACCAGCAGCCGCCGCGCCGGCCAGTCCCGGACCGGCAACCGGGCCTCGATCACCGCCCGCTGCGACGCCTCCGACGGAGTACGCGCCGCCACCGCCATCGCCCCGATCCGCGCCCTCGACCGCACCTCGTCCCGCGTACGGCCACCGGCCCACAGCAGCCGCGCCACCGCCCACCACCCCAACCGCGCCGCCACCGCACCCGTCGGCGGCGCCAACTGCTCCTCGTACAACCCCCGCAGCGGCACCCCGGAGCGCACCTGCGCGCCGACCACCGAACCCGCCGACGTGCCCACCACCAGGTCAGCCTCGGTGACCGCCACACCCCGCTCGGCCAACGCGGCAAGCATCCCCAGCTCCCACGCCACCCCGGTCACCCCGCCACCACCGAGCACCAACGCTCGCCGCATGTGACCCTCCTCTCGACGACCGACCCGCGCCGGTCACGGTAACGTCGGCTCACCCCACCCGACAGCCCCGGAGGCATCGTGGCACCCGTCACCGTCATCACCGGCGG from Micromonospora lupini harbors:
- the cydB gene encoding cytochrome d ubiquinol oxidase subunit II — translated: MDLTTIWFLLVAVLFTGYFILEGFDFGVGMLLPVLGRDDRERRVLINTIGPVWDGNEVWLITAGGAMFAAFPEWYATLFSGFYLPLLLILLALIARGVAFEYRHKRPEASWKRRWDTAIVVGSVVPAILWGVAFANILRGVPLDADHEYVGGLLDLLNPYALLGGATTLALFATHGAVFLALKTTGDIRERAGALAVRLGVGAAVLAVGFLTWTLSIRSSAGAVVLAVGAALALLGALAAARVRREGWAFTGTAVAIGLAVATLFAALFPNVLPSTLDAAGTLTATNAASTPYTLKIMTWVAVIFTPVVLGYQAWTYWVFRKRIGVANIPQH
- a CDS encoding peroxiredoxin, which codes for MAGVGVGDVVEDFELPDETGTPRRLSEFLAAGPVVLFFYPAAMTRGCTAESCHFRDLGAEFTALGASRVGISRDPVAKQAEFSTLHGFDYPLLSDPDGSVAQAFGVKRRVPLGPLSTKRMTFVIGADRRVIEVIHSEVSMNDHADRALRALGG
- a CDS encoding patatin-like phospholipase family protein, with translation MRRALVLGGGGVTGVAWELGMLAALAERGVAVTEADLVVGTSAGSVVGAQVRSGVPLRGLYEEQLAPPTGAVAARLGWWAVARLLWAGGRTRDEVRSRARIGAMAVAARTPSEASQRAVIEARLPVRDWPARRLLVTAVDAASGEFVVFDGADGVSLVDAVGASCAVPGVWPPVTIGARRFVDGGMRSSVNADLAAGAQRVLVLAPTSASFGPMPRLAAQVAELRAGGSRVVVVTPDAAARAVIGRNVLDPARRAGAARAGWAQAATVADEVLALWV
- a CDS encoding GNAT family N-acetyltransferase — its product is MPAPVHVRELHLADLDAAWELGRFAFGSTSERPASTTVEVPGMTRYGAFDDAGRLVGKAVDLSHDQWWSGRAVPAADVAGVAVAPEARGRGVARALLTALLRGAQERGAAVSALYPTVAAPYRACGWETAGVLRTVDLATAALPRHRPSPDLTVRAGAPADLPVVAALYERVARHRNGMLTRRGELFDHFAADGGLPGDGLTLVEADGDLVGYATWQRGRGYGADSVLTVDEALATTAEAARELVGVLASWASVAPTVRLCPLDGDAVSTVLPLEAARDHERDLWMHRPVDVVAAVAARGWPAHARGVVDFTLSDTLAEWNTGTWRLTVADGAAELTRIDGETDLRLDVRGFALLYAGAARARSVAQAGLLHHGAGVDPAALDLLGVGGPAQLLDYF
- a CDS encoding cytochrome ubiquinol oxidase subunit I is translated as MDALDVARWQFGVTTVYHFLFVPLTIGLSVLVAILQTMWHRTGNERYLKLTKFYGKLFLINFAMGVVTGIVQEFQFGMNWSDYSRFVGDIFGAPLAIEALVAFFLESTFIGLWIFGWDRLPKRAHLASIWAAAIGTNLSAYFILAANSFMQNPVGFRINPDSGRAELTDFPAVLTNKVALITFPHTLAGSFLVAGSLIVAVGLWHVIRNRDSADAGAYRFATKFGSWVVLVASAAVLFTGDIQGKIMTDVQPMKMAAAEGLYTTESPASFSVLTIGSLDGSREVFALKIPYLLSYLGTGDPHGTVRGINDLQAQYATQYGAGSYTPIIPVTYWSFRFMVAFGMAAGAIALLVLWSQRKGRTPSSRWLLRAGLAMPVLPLLANSFGWIFTEMGRQPWIVFGEMLTRNGVSRSVSLAEVLTSFTAFTLIYATLAVIEVKLLLRYARAGVPDVSEEHPIDDTLDDAERPLAFAY
- a CDS encoding MarR family winged helix-turn-helix transcriptional regulator, which gives rise to MSWLDGAGGEDVEREDLAQADAEGFAAHDLRGYHYRPLAALAEVGPASQADLGRRCGVDRSGVVAAVNDLAGRGLVVRAPDPADRRRTVISLAAAGADEAHRMAETLTRVQDDLLAPCPPPNAPS
- a CDS encoding lysophospholipid acyltransferase family protein — encoded protein: MDTTTWQPPLIWRAALLLARALVGLLARIEVTGDVPAHLRRGPLVLAANHISPFDPVVMIAACQTRGIAPRIMATAGLFRVPVLGAAMRHAGHIRVDRGTSAVHRALDDAATAVAAGSVILIYPEGRIGLDPGMWPERGKTGAARLALACGAPVIPVAQWGAHEVLPYRAPRGMLRGIARALWRRPVIRVRFGTPVDLGETAAATPGAARRATDRIVDALTDTLAPLRPDEPDGPRHVDPGRPADTSRAHRRRSA
- a CDS encoding SDR family NAD(P)-dependent oxidoreductase gives rise to the protein MSEQTVLITGTSTGIGLEIALGCAGAGWRTVATMRDVARADRLRAAADSAGVSDLIDVRPLDVTDPDAVDGCVEDVIGAYGRLDAVVNNAGAGHVGTLEQDSIDDVRAVMEVNFFGVLHVSRAALPHLRASRGRLVTVSSVGGIVGQPFNEAYCAAKFAVEGYLESLAPLAATTGVRVTVVEPGAVASEFVTNIAIDADAAIDAAGVYGPALRAYLARTGQAFAAAQSPADAAAAVLAVLADPTPPVRVQTSDGARQFVGVKLADLDGNAVARMTGGWLA
- a CDS encoding glycerophosphodiester phosphodiesterase, coding for MLNRFGYLDAPAPLAFAHRGGAAEGDENTTEAFARAVGLGYRYVETDVHATADGVAVIFHDPTLARVTGEAGRIADLRWADLASVRVGGAAVVPRLDEVLDAWPQVRFNIDVKADGGVAPTVATVTRAGAADRVLLASFSDARLTRLRALTQGRVATSLGMRGVARLRLASLHGRPLRLPPSVVAAQVPPRYGRVPVVDRRFLDYCHRLGLQVHVWTIDEPAQMHDLLDRGVDGIMTDHVGVLRDVYRSRGHWAA
- a CDS encoding NYN domain-containing protein, which gives rise to MSTLRRWWGHWPTWTGYAAAGLALIYGGLGVYWTAGGDGFPFAPVDPARASGSILEGSRAEVVAPIIAVLGLLGAVVAWVMTRRTRPGRLSTALVVVGGAVAVGLTLIIPDYTLIMLVAFAPLLLVFAVTGVPGDQGGVGDILYWHRTNLIILFLVGLLWAAATVAYRRRVRGACAYCGRRHGADPGPARQTLLRRGRWAVAIACLAPLPYEVTRIAWYLGWPLGISRDFLRMMQDTPGMLEVGLGCAIASTLGGVLTHGLVARWGEVYPRWIWFSAGKRVPPALAVVPASIVAVTIIPAGLMFLWTSEARGTWALYVPSLFWPVWGVALGAATIAYHLRRRGACRHCGLGHRPGPEPHPPVDEQRVRDELGSASASRA